The region CCCGCCTTGATATTGCAGATTTCAAACAGTGGCCATTTGTCTGGTTCATTTACTTTCTGATTGGCAGCTTTTCTATGGCCTTCAAGTGACTTTTCTTCTAATGTCTTTAAGAAAAACGTATCGGCAATGTCTTCCCCCAATATCACCCGTCTGCTATTTTCAAAAATACTGCGCAGCATAGAATGGCGTCTGATTAGTTTACGTATTGCCTCTTCTATTTTTTGTGAAGAAAGATTATGCTTCACTTCCAAATAAAAGTGGGACATATTGGTATTCCCATAGAACTCCTGCTGGCGTCCCAGTATGTATGCCTCCTGTATAGAGGTGCAAAACATCTGGTTTTCACATGTTATCTTTTCTACCGATATTTCTCTTCCAGAAAGCTTATTAATGTAATCACATAAATCATGAATGGTTTCACACCTCGTTAAATCAAGAATCCCCATTTTAACTCCAAATTGCTTATGGATTGCACCAATCAACCGAAACATACTCAGGGAGTCTTCTGCAACGTCCAGAATACTGGTATCTTCCGTAACTTCTCCCGCAAAGTAACCCTTCATAAAACCTTCTATATTATCTCTTCTCTCTGAATCTCTACTCATTGTATATTTCCTCATGATTTCTGCTTTACTGATTTTTCCTGCTTTTGTATTACTAAGTTTGTCCATAAAGATAATATTATCCAGCTTTATACCCAGCTCTCTTAAAATAGTATGCCTGATTTTACTTTTAAGTTGCTGACCTTCAGCCTCATTTATTTCAACAAATAAATAGATATAAAATTTACCCTCGCTGGACACATTATCACCGCAGGCTACGCTTCTAAGCTGAAAATATTTAGCTACCGCATATTCAAGATCACTCAGGTATATATTTTTTCCGTAGGAAAAAATTACGTCCTTTCTTCTCCCTATAACATATAATGCCCCACCAGAGTAAAATCCTATATCGCCTGTACTTAACCACCCATCTTCCACAGGCTGACGGCCATCATACTCAAAATATCCCTTACAAACAGCACTTCCCTTTATCTCTATATTTCCGATACAATTTTCTTTTAGTTCCTCACGATGGTCGTCCATGATTCTGACTTTTGTATCTGCAATAGGTTCTCCCTGACAAATTAAATCAGCTTTTTTATAATCAAAATGTCTGCTGTCAAAATCAATTCCTGATGTTATATTCACTTCTGGTGCCACTGTAGCTTTTAACACATTTCCTTTATTTACAACCACACCGGAACAAGTCTCACTCAACCCATACGCAGCAACAAACTTTTCCTCATCAATATGAAACCTGTTTACCTTAGAAAAAAATCTCTGAATCACCTGCCGTGAAATCGGTTCCCCAATACTCATTAAAATACGAAGGGATGATAGATTCCAATTATCTGAATCAGTTATACAATCAGACATATATTTATATGCAAAATTAGGTGCTACAGAAACCGTCACATTGTATTTTTCCATCAGATCGAACCATTCCCTGGGATTAGATAAAAATGAGCTGATTTCCGAGTAAACGCATGTACAGCCTTTAAAAAATGGTAAGAACATAAAGTCCACCATCCCCACTATATGCTCCAGGGACATCCATGTCATAAACACATCATTTTGTGCTACGCTATACTCTATGCTTTTCTCTTTTACCGACTCTATAATATTTTCGACAGTCAATATTGTTCCCTTTGGTTCCGAGGTACTGCCGGAGGAATACATGATAATTGCCTCGTCCTGCTCCCCATATGCTCTGCCCCTGCGGCAAAGGCTCATTGCGTCCGCTTCAATATTTTGTATATCAATACATCCATCTGTAAAATGAGCCAAATTCTGGCTTCCCTGATTATCAGCAATCACCAATGTCCCTGGATGCGCCTTCAAAATCTTCATTAACTGCTCATAACCACTTTGGCTGGTACACATTGGCAATATAACCGGAATGGCATCTAAACAGAATAAGGAAATCAGGGAAATTAGAAACTCCTTTTTATCACCAATCTGTAAAATAACATACTCTCGCCTTTCAACAGAGCTCAGCTTCGCCATGGTTTTTTCAACCATATTCCATAAATTATCTGCACTGAACCGTTCCTCACTCAAATCATAAAATATAATTTCATTTTCGCTATTATTAAAAAAATTATGAAAGATTTCCATAATACTTCCATTTTGTCTCATATATTCAGTAACTCCTTTCGTGTAACCATTTGATATCGGACCGGGTATTTGCTACATACCGCTAAATACATACTTCCTATCTTTTTCAGATGATACACAAATTCATCTTTGCAGAAAGTCCCGTCTTTCGGAGTTAAAAACTCAATATAATTACTCCCGTAGACCAAACCTATGCCTGTACATTTTACAGTAGCTTCCTTTAAAACCCACAAGCGGAAGAAATCTTCTTTCTGCGAATTTACAATAAATTCCAGTTCCTTTGGTGAAAAAATATCCGATGAAAAGAACATTCTCTTTTCATCGATTGTTTCTATATCAACACCTATATCATTTATAGAAACAGCACAGACAACGCCCTGGGAACAGTGGCTAAAATTAAAGTAAACGTCTTGATGTTCTTTTAAATACGGTTTTCCGTGAATGCCATAGTCCATAGCAATCCTTCCCTCTATATTAAACTCCCGTTTCAGGGCAATCGTTAATAAGAGATAAGCGATGATGCAATTCTTACGATCAAGATCCCGTTTAAATTTTTTAACCTTTTCCAACCGATATTCCGGCAAAATCATAGATACCCGTTCTAAATCTGATTCACTAATCCGGTCTAACTCCTTAAATATATAAACACCATCATTCCACATGGGATTCTTCCTATATTTCAATTTCCTGTTCCCAACCCAATTGAATGATTTTCCTCAGCAGAGCTATATTTTTGTCAAACATCTCCTGTATCACAAAATTCTCAAATGCCTGTACCACATAATCCCAATTAACAGACAGATTACCTTTAAAATCCGTTGCCTGATAATCCAAAGAAACTTGAGGTGTCTGGCTGTAGGCATAAATTTCTCTTGCCCAATTGGGGAGATAGTAATCGGCCTGTTTAAGTCCCTGAAGGATTCCCGTAAAAACTACCGGCAAAGACGCCTGAACTGGATTATTCTTTGGCATTTTTCTGATTATCTTTACGCCCTCATACCCTCTATATTTAACCAAATTCCAAAATTCTTTCTGTGTTTCCAGAACCTCCTCCTTAAATGACCGTCCTTTCTTCGCTTCATATACCGCGATACTGATATTCGTAAAGTCTCCAAGAACTTCCTGCACTTCCCTATTTGCTGATAAACGATTAAACACAGTTAGATTTATGGAAAACTCAGGAGACTCCGCATATTCTGCCAATACTTTCATATAAACAGTACACAGAACTGCTGCTGGGGTTACTTTGTATTCCTTTGCCTTCATATATATCGTTTCTGTATCGGATTTCGGCAACTCATAATTCAATCTTCTAAAATGCGGTATATTAATATCCGATAGTTTTTTTGCATATGGCAAGGCCGGTGCCTTCGGAAGCATTTCACACCGCTGGCTCCAATACCGCTCAGCCTGCTCCTGAATTTTTTCATTCAGAAGCTTCCCATGTTCATTGCAATATTCTCTAAAGGTGTATGCAGGAACCATAATCTTATCATTTTCATAAAGTTTATATATCTGCTTCAGCATAAGTGTGACACTCCAGGCATCCAGCAAAATACAGTCAAACCCCACATGCAGCCTGTAACAGCAATTATCCTTTGTTGTCAGACCCACATGAAACATAGGCCAGGACTCCAACGGATATATTTTGCTTTCCCACTCCGACCGCAGCGCTTTTTGCTCTGCTTCATCATTTACTCTTTTCACTTCAATGGAGAACCACGGTACGTTACTTAAAACAGCCTGCCTCCCACACTTCAAGATAATGCCTCTCAGTGCCTCATTATCATGAATCACCTGGTTAAATATTGATTCAAATTTCTTAACATCCAGCTTATC is a window of Enterocloster clostridioformis DNA encoding:
- a CDS encoding 4'-phosphopantetheinyl transferase family protein, which encodes MWNDGVYIFKELDRISESDLERVSMILPEYRLEKVKKFKRDLDRKNCIIAYLLLTIALKREFNIEGRIAMDYGIHGKPYLKEHQDVYFNFSHCSQGVVCAVSINDIGVDIETIDEKRMFFSSDIFSPKELEFIVNSQKEDFFRLWVLKEATVKCTGIGLVYGSNYIEFLTPKDGTFCKDEFVYHLKKIGSMYLAVCSKYPVRYQMVTRKELLNI
- a CDS encoding condensation domain-containing protein, translated to MDKTKEFIWLADNELRINLNKLASDGINVWLEDEKLKFKGEQGKVTEEALKWMRQNKTAIISYLLEKEEVQDKGFDLTPIQKAYFLGRDNLYELGGISANYYFEIDMDKLDVKKFESIFNQVIHDNEALRGIILKCGRQAVLSNVPWFSIEVKRVNDEAEQKALRSEWESKIYPLESWPMFHVGLTTKDNCCYRLHVGFDCILLDAWSVTLMLKQIYKLYENDKIMVPAYTFREYCNEHGKLLNEKIQEQAERYWSQRCEMLPKAPALPYAKKLSDINIPHFRRLNYELPKSDTETIYMKAKEYKVTPAAVLCTVYMKVLAEYAESPEFSINLTVFNRLSANREVQEVLGDFTNISIAVYEAKKGRSFKEEVLETQKEFWNLVKYRGYEGVKIIRKMPKNNPVQASLPVVFTGILQGLKQADYYLPNWAREIYAYSQTPQVSLDYQATDFKGNLSVNWDYVVQAFENFVIQEMFDKNIALLRKIIQLGWEQEIEI